The genomic DNA TTTTCCCCGGCTGTCAATTGACCGCCACCGATCCCGGCGGGGCGGAGCGCGCCTATGCCGACCTCCGGAACCGGCTGGGCAAGGTAGGGCTCATTCTTCGCTGTTGCGGCGCACCGGCCCGTTGGTCGGGCCGCGAGTCCCTGTTCCGTGAGTCTCTGGCCGAACTCAAGGCGGCCTGGGAGGGGCTCGGCTCTCCACGCATCATCGCGGCCTGTCCTTCCTGCATCAAGATTCTGCGCGAGGCCATGCCCGAAGCGGAGATTGTCTCCCACTGGTCCGTTTTGAGCGCCCTCGGGTTGCCCGGGACCGCCCTTCGGGACGTGGGGACCCTGGCCGTGAACGATCCCTGCGCGGCTCGCGAGGATGGTGCGCTGCGTGCCGACGTGCGAGGACTGCTGGATGCCCTGGGCGTGGACATGGTCGAGCCGAAGTACTCCGGCGAGCTGACCCAGTGCTGCGGCTATGGCGGCTTGCTCAACGAGGTGGACCCCGCCCTGGGCGAGGCTGCCGCGAAGGCGCGTGCCGACGCCGTGGACGAGGATTACGTCACCTATTGCGCCATGTGCCGCGAAATGATCGCCCGCACCGGCAAGCGGGCCATGCATCTGTACGATCTGTTGTATCCCGGCGACGCGGAGCCGGGCGCGCGGCCTGCGCCGGGGCATTCCGAGCGGCGTGAGAACCGCGTCCGTTTGCGCGAGAAGCTTCTTCGGGAACTGTGGAGCGAGGCGGACGGCGTTTCGGCCGAGGACTTTGAAAAGATTCGGGTGGAGTGCACCGAGGAGGGCGCGGCGGCCATGGAGTCGCGGCGCATCCTGAAAAGTGACGTGCAGAAGGTCCTGCTCCAGGCGGAGCGGTCCGGCAAACATCTGGTGCACGGCGGGACCGGCCGTTTCCTGGCCTCGTTCCGTCCGGCCGTGGTGACGTATTGGGTGGAATATCAACCCGATGGCGACGGGTATCTGGTGCACAACGCCTGGTGCCACAGAATGCATATCGAGGGAGCGCAGCCATGAGCGTGATTAAGGTGCCCGGAGCCGGGGCCGACGGCTGGAAATGCGGCCATTGCGACCGGGAAATGGTCATGAAGCCGGTGGAGCTTACGTATCTCAACTCCCTGTTCAACGTGGAGCTGCCTGTCTGTCCCGAGTGCGGTTACGTGTTCATCCCCGAGGCGTTGGCCCTAGGGAAGATGCATCAGGTGGAGCAACTGCTGGAGGACAAGTAGCCGTGGCTCCTGAGCCGCGTCCGCTCTGGGAGCGCGAGGAATTGCGCGCCGTGGCCGGAGAGACCCTCCGGCCCGGCGGTTTCGAGCTGACCGACAGGGCGGCGGAGCGTATTGGCGCGGTCCCGGGGTGGCGGGTTTTGGACGTCGGTGCGGGGCTCGGAGCCACCGTTTCCCGATTGCGTTCACGTTATGGCGTGGAGGCATGGGGCGTGGAGCCATCGGCGGCTCAACTGGGACTGGGGTGCGCCGTGCCGGGGCTTGTCCGGGCGCGCGGCGACCGGCTGCCCTTTGCACGGGAGCGGTTCGACGCCGTGTTCTGCGAGTGCGTCTTTTCCCTGTTCGACAACCGACCCGCCGGGCTGGCGGAATTTCACCGGGTGCTCAAGCCCGGCGGCTTCCTGGTTCTGTCCGACCTTTGCGCGTCTAATCCCGTCCCGGAAGATGGAGCGTCCTGCGCGGACCGCGCCGAGCCGTTGGCGGAAACCGTCCGGCTCGTTCGCGGCCATGGTTTCGCCGTCGATTTGCTTGAGGACCACTCGGACCGCCTGCGCGACCTGGCCGCCCGGCTCGCCTGGATAGGGGAGGGTGTTTCCTGCGGCTGCGGGCGGGGGGTGGGCTATTTTCTCATGATCGCGAAAAAACAAGGAGCGTAACGATGCTGGACGACGCCGGACTTCGAGTCATGGAATTGGCCGGAAAAGGATATTGTTGCAGCCAGATGCTGGTCGTCATGGCCCTGGACGAGATGGACCGCGAGGACCCGGATCTGGTTCGGGCAGCGGGCGGGCTGTGCAACGGGCTGGGGGATTGCTCCGGGCCGTGCGGCGTGCTCACCGGCGCGACCCTTGCGCTCGGCCTGTATGGGGGCAAGGGCTCGGATATGGAGGAGCCGGTGGATACGCTGCCGGTCATGCTCGAATCCCTGCGCGACTGGTTCGTCGAGCGGACTCTGGAATACGGCGGGATCACCTGCGGGGCGATTCTGGAAGGCGGCTGCGGCAGTCCTCACCCGACTCGCTGCGGCGGGCTGGTGGCCGAGGCCAACGCCAAGGTTCGCGAGATTCTCGTCGAGAACGGGCTGGACCCGTCCGAGGGGCGTGATCTGTAGTGAGCCAAAGCCCGAGAAGCGTTTGCCCGGTCTGCCTGCGGCTCATTCCGGCCGCTCACGAGACCGTCGGCGACGAGACGTTCCTGGTCAAGACCTGCCCCGAGCACGGGGAGTTTCGAGCGGTGGTCTGGCGCGGCGAGCCTTCCTTTGCCGCATGGGCGCGGCCCAAGGTGCCGTCGAGTCCACGGACGCCGTTCACCGAAGTGGATCGGGGCTGTCCGTTGGATTGCGGGTTGTGCGACGCACACCGCCAGCATACCTGCACCGCGCTTTTGGAAGTCACTTGGCGGTGCGACCTGGGCTGCCCGGTCTGTTTCGCCTCGTCCGGCAGACAGGCTCCGCCCGATCCGTCCCTGGACGAACTGGGCCGCCTGTTCGATCGCGTGGAGCTGGCCTCGGGTTATTGCAACATACAGCTTTCGGGCGGCGAGCCGACCGTACGCGAGGACCTTGCCGATATCATCAGGCTGGGCAAGGGCAAGGGATTTCCGTTCATCCAACTGAACACCAACGGGCTCAGGCTCGCGTGCGAGCAGGGCTACGCCGATCGGCTTGCCGAGGCCGGGCTGGATTCCGTCTTTTTGCAATTCGATGGTACGCGGGATGGCATTTACGAGAACCTGCGGGGCCGCCCCCTGCTCGACGCCAAGCTCGCGGCCTTGGACGCACTGGCCAAGGCCGGGGTGGGCGTCATCCTGGTGCCCACGTTGGTGCCGGGGGTCAATACCGACGATCTGGGCAATATCCTGCGATTGGCCATGGAGCGTTCTCCGGCCGTTCGCGGGGTTCACTTTCAGCCTGTCAGCTATTTCGGTCGCTACCCCACGCGGCCGGGCGACGAGGAACGTATCACCCTGCCGGAGATTATGCGCGGCCTTGAAACCCAGACCGGCGGGATGCTCAAGGCCGCCGACTTCAGCCCGCCGGGTTGCGAGCACGCCTTTTGTTCCTTCCACGCCAACTACGTGGTCACGGAGGAAGGCGGTTTGACCAGGCTTTCTTCAAACGGGGCGTGCGGCTGCACCCCGCGTCCGGCCTCCGAGGGGGCGGACGCGGCCAAGGCGTTCGTCAAGCGTCAGTGGGCCGCGCCGGAGAAGCGACTGCCCATGGCCTTTGACGGGGCGCAGGCCGGGGTATCATCCGACAGTGAGCCGATGGACGCCCTGGACGCTTTTATCCGGCGGGCTGCCACTCATACGCTGGCCGTGTCGGCCATGGCCTTTCAGGACTGTTGGACCCTGGACCTCGAACGGCTCAAGGGATGTTGCATTCACGAGGTGTCCCCTGACGGGCGGCTCATTCCGTTCTGCGCCTATAACCTGACCTCAATGGACGGTGAGACCCTGTACAGGGGGAAATGTCATGAATAGCTCCAATCTAGACCGTTGGCTGGCCGGACGCATGGGGCGGGACACTGTTCCGTCACGCCGCGAGCTGCGCGATTGGCAGTTGCGGCGGCTTCGGGAGATGGTGGATCACGCCAAGCTTGGCAGTCCGTTCTATGCCCGTCATCTGGCGGATTTTTGCGGCGCGGATCTGGATACTCTTGAAGCGTTTTCACGGCTGCCAGAGATAGGTCCGGAACAGTTGCGTTCCGATCCCGATGCGTTGCTGAGCGTGTCCCGCGACGACATAGAGCGGGTCGTCACCCTGTCCAGCTCCGGCACGACCGGGGAACCAAAACGCATTTTTCACACCGCCGACGATCTTGAGGCCACTACGGATTTTTTTGGTTGGGGCATGTCCAACATGGTTGGTCCGGGAGAGACCGCCCTGGTCCTCCTGCCCGGCGCGCGGCCCGGCGGAGTGGGGCGGTTGCTCGACGAGGCGTTGTCCAGGCACGGCTCGCGGGCCGTATCCCATGGCGAAATGTCGGATGCGGATGCGGCTGTGGACCAGTGCCTGGCCGAGAAGGCCGTCTGCGTGGTCGGCTCACCGGCCCATGTGAACCTGTTCGCCCACGCCTGGACTGCGCGCGGTTTGCCCCGTGACGTGATCCGCTCAGTGTTGCTTTGCTGGGACGTGATTCCCGACGCGGTTTGTTCGAACGTGGCCGAACGGTTGGGGTGCGGGGTATTTCGCCATTGGGGCATGATCGAGACCGGCTTGGGCGGGGCCGTGGAGTGCGCGCCGGGTTCGGGGATGCATCTGCGCGAGACCGATGTTTTCGTCGAGATCGTGGACCCGGAAACGGGTCGGTTGCTCCCGGACGGAGAGTTCGGAGACATGGTCGTGAGCACGCCGCTGAAAAAGGGAATGCCGCTCATTCGCTACCGCACCGGCGACGTGGGGCGCATCCTGCCTCGGGATTGCGACTGCGGCAGCCCGCTGCGCAGACTGGACCCGCTGGTTCGGCGCAGGCGCGGCGGCGTGGCGTCGGTATCCGGCGTTTTCTCTCTGTGGGAATTGAACGAGGTTATGTACGGCGTGCCGGGCGTGGCGGATTTCGCGGCCCGGTTGAACAATGGCACGCTGCATCTAGTGGTGTGCGGCGATGCTTCCTTCCAGGCGGTGTCGGACGCGCTCGGGACCCTGCCCGCCGTGGCCGGGGGGCTTGCGGCCGGGACGCTGCGGGTGGATATCGAGAACAAGCATGGCGTCGCCCCCGCCGTTTCCGGGCTGGACAAGCGGCGCATAGAGATAGGGAGTTGAGCAATGAAAGCGTTTGTGCGTGAGGTGGCCGGATTGGCGCGGGCCGGAGAGCCCTTTGTCCTGGCCACGGTGGTCGAGAGTTCCGGGTCCACGCCGAGGTCCTCGGGCGCGAAGATGGCCGTGCGCCGCGATGGGGCCATCATCGGCACCGTGGGCGGCGGCCTGGCCGAGGCCCGTGCCTGCCGGTCCGCCGGAGAGATGTTGGCCGGAGGTGCTTCCGACGGTCAGGCGCGGCTGATGTTTGTGGACATGACCCAGGAACTGGCCGCCGACTCGGATATGATCTGCGGCGGCGGGCTGTCCATGTTTCTCGAAATGGCGTCGCCGAACGGGGAGTGCGCCCGCGTTTATGCCGAGCTGGACGACATGCTGCGCAGGGGCGACGCCGCGACGCTCACGACCTGCGTTCAGGGCGGTGAAACGCCGCTTGTCACCGGGCATGACATCGTCACCGGCAGACCGGACGGCGAGATGCCGGTTTTCAGCCGCGACGGCAATCCCATGGTCCTGGCCGAGCCGTTCATTCCGCCCGCGCCGTTGTATATTTTCGGAGCCGGGCACGTCTCCCGGTTCACCGCGCGGGTGGCGGCCATGGTCGGGTTTCGCACCGTGGTGCTGGACGACCGGGAAGAGTACGCCAATCGGGAACGCTTTCCCGAGGCCGACGAGGTGGTGGTCCTCCCGTCTTTCGCCGGGTGCTGCGACGCGCTCAGGGAAGACCCCGAGGCGTTCGTGGTCATCGTTACCCGGGGGCATATGCACGACCGTAACGTTCTGGCCGAGGCCCTGCGGACAAGGGCGCGCTATGTGGGCATGATCGGCAGCTCCACCAAGCGCGAAAAGATATATGCTTCCCTGCTGGCCGATGGTTTCACCCAGGCGGAGATCGACCGCTGCTATAGCCCCATCGGGCTGCCCATCGGCGGACAGACCCCGGAGGAGATCGCGGTCAGCATCGTGGGCGAGCTTATTCAGGTCCGGGCGGGTAAGGCATGATGAACGGGCTTGCCGCGATCATTCCGGCGGCGGGACTGTCCTCTCGCATGGGCAGTTTCAAGCCGCTGCTTCCCCTTGGAGACGGTACGGTCCTTTCGCGTTGCGTTGCACTTTTCAGGGAGTGCGGCGTGGAGCGGATCGTGACGGTTACGGGCAAGCGGGCCGACGAGGTGGCGGCCTGTGCCGTGGAGGCCGGGGCCGAGGCCGTCTACAACCCGTCATTCGAACAGGGCATGTATTCCTCGGTCCTGACCGGCGTGCGGACATTGGGGGGCGATGTGCGGGCATTTTTCATGCTTCCGGCGGACATTCCCCTGGTCCGGCCCGAGACGGTTCGGCGGCTTGTCGACGAATTCGAGCGGACGCGGCCGTCCGTCTTGTATCCACGATTCGCCGGAGAACGAGGCCATCCGCCGCTCATTGCGGCCGAAATCGTTCCGGCCATTCTGAATCATGACGGCACCGGCGGGCTTCGGGCCGTGCTCGACGGGGTGGAGGCGGACGCGCTGGACCTGGACGTGCCCGATTTCGGCATAGTCCATGACCTGGATCGTCCCGAGGATTACGAGTTGGCCCTGGCAGTGGCCGGGATACGCTATCCGCTTGAGGATGAGTGCGGCGAGTTGTTCCGGGAGTACGGGGTTTCCGACCATATCGTCGGACATTGCCGGGCCGTGGCCAAGGTGGCGACGGCCCTGTGCGGTCGGCTGAACGAGCGGCCGGGCGCTCCCCGGCTGGACCCCGGCCTTGTCCTGGGCGCGGCCCTTACCCACGACATCGGCAAGGGGACCAAGCGGCACGAGGCCGCTGGGGCGGAGCTGTTGCGCGCTCATGGATTTTCGGACGCCGCCGACATCGTGGCCGCCCACTTCGATCTGACCCTGTCCGACGACGCCCCCGTCACTGAGCGGGAGGTCGTTTTCCTGGCCGATAAGCTGGTTCGTTGTCACGGGCCGGTTCCGCTGGACAGGCGATATATGGAGAAGGTGGAGATGTATCGCCACGAGGTGGGGGCGGAAGAGGCCATATTGGGACGTCTTGAACGAGCCCGGGCGGTCATGACCCGTTTCGACCGGGAGTTGAACGATTCTTCCGAACGCATAGCCCGTGAGGCCCTGTCGTGATCGTGCTCCTGCGCCATTGCC from Pseudodesulfovibrio thermohalotolerans includes the following:
- a CDS encoding DVU_1557 family redox protein — translated: MSVIKVPGAGADGWKCGHCDREMVMKPVELTYLNSLFNVELPVCPECGYVFIPEALALGKMHQVEQLLEDK
- the trsM gene encoding DVU_1556 family methyltransferase codes for the protein MAPEPRPLWEREELRAVAGETLRPGGFELTDRAAERIGAVPGWRVLDVGAGLGATVSRLRSRYGVEAWGVEPSAAQLGLGCAVPGLVRARGDRLPFARERFDAVFCECVFSLFDNRPAGLAEFHRVLKPGGFLVLSDLCASNPVPEDGASCADRAEPLAETVRLVRGHGFAVDLLEDHSDRLRDLAARLAWIGEGVSCGCGRGVGYFLMIAKKQGA
- a CDS encoding DVU_1555 family C-GCAxxG-C-C protein; translation: MLDDAGLRVMELAGKGYCCSQMLVVMALDEMDREDPDLVRAAGGLCNGLGDCSGPCGVLTGATLALGLYGGKGSDMEEPVDTLPVMLESLRDWFVERTLEYGGITCGAILEGGCGSPHPTRCGGLVAEANAKVREILVENGLDPSEGRDL
- the trsS gene encoding radical SAM (seleno)protein TrsS, encoding MSQSPRSVCPVCLRLIPAAHETVGDETFLVKTCPEHGEFRAVVWRGEPSFAAWARPKVPSSPRTPFTEVDRGCPLDCGLCDAHRQHTCTALLEVTWRCDLGCPVCFASSGRQAPPDPSLDELGRLFDRVELASGYCNIQLSGGEPTVREDLADIIRLGKGKGFPFIQLNTNGLRLACEQGYADRLAEAGLDSVFLQFDGTRDGIYENLRGRPLLDAKLAALDALAKAGVGVILVPTLVPGVNTDDLGNILRLAMERSPAVRGVHFQPVSYFGRYPTRPGDEERITLPEIMRGLETQTGGMLKAADFSPPGCEHAFCSFHANYVVTEEGGLTRLSSNGACGCTPRPASEGADAAKAFVKRQWAAPEKRLPMAFDGAQAGVSSDSEPMDALDAFIRRAATHTLAVSAMAFQDCWTLDLERLKGCCIHEVSPDGRLIPFCAYNLTSMDGETLYRGKCHE
- a CDS encoding DVU_1553 family AMP-dependent CoA ligase; the encoded protein is MNSSNLDRWLAGRMGRDTVPSRRELRDWQLRRLREMVDHAKLGSPFYARHLADFCGADLDTLEAFSRLPEIGPEQLRSDPDALLSVSRDDIERVVTLSSSGTTGEPKRIFHTADDLEATTDFFGWGMSNMVGPGETALVLLPGARPGGVGRLLDEALSRHGSRAVSHGEMSDADAAVDQCLAEKAVCVVGSPAHVNLFAHAWTARGLPRDVIRSVLLCWDVIPDAVCSNVAERLGCGVFRHWGMIETGLGGAVECAPGSGMHLRETDVFVEIVDPETGRLLPDGEFGDMVVSTPLKKGMPLIRYRTGDVGRILPRDCDCGSPLRRLDPLVRRRRGGVASVSGVFSLWELNEVMYGVPGVADFAARLNNGTLHLVVCGDASFQAVSDALGTLPAVAGGLAAGTLRVDIENKHGVAPAVSGLDKRRIEIGS
- a CDS encoding XdhC family protein, with the protein product MKAFVREVAGLARAGEPFVLATVVESSGSTPRSSGAKMAVRRDGAIIGTVGGGLAEARACRSAGEMLAGGASDGQARLMFVDMTQELAADSDMICGGGLSMFLEMASPNGECARVYAELDDMLRRGDAATLTTCVQGGETPLVTGHDIVTGRPDGEMPVFSRDGNPMVLAEPFIPPAPLYIFGAGHVSRFTARVAAMVGFRTVVLDDREEYANRERFPEADEVVVLPSFAGCCDALREDPEAFVVIVTRGHMHDRNVLAEALRTRARYVGMIGSSTKREKIYASLLADGFTQAEIDRCYSPIGLPIGGQTPEEIAVSIVGELIQVRAGKA
- a CDS encoding DVU_1551 family NTP transferase; this encodes MMNGLAAIIPAAGLSSRMGSFKPLLPLGDGTVLSRCVALFRECGVERIVTVTGKRADEVAACAVEAGAEAVYNPSFEQGMYSSVLTGVRTLGGDVRAFFMLPADIPLVRPETVRRLVDEFERTRPSVLYPRFAGERGHPPLIAAEIVPAILNHDGTGGLRAVLDGVEADALDLDVPDFGIVHDLDRPEDYELALAVAGIRYPLEDECGELFREYGVSDHIVGHCRAVAKVATALCGRLNERPGAPRLDPGLVLGAALTHDIGKGTKRHEAAGAELLRAHGFSDAADIVAAHFDLTLSDDAPVTEREVVFLADKLVRCHGPVPLDRRYMEKVEMYRHEVGAEEAILGRLERARAVMTRFDRELNDSSERIAREALS